The following DNA comes from Quercus robur chromosome 1, dhQueRobu3.1, whole genome shotgun sequence.
TCCATTTCTTGCAATATAAAGTGGTACTTGAAATGCAATGTCTTCAGTAGACCTTATAATAGTCATTTTGTTCTCATTCATTGAAACATTGTTAATGACTAATGCAATTAATGTAGCACAATATTTCTATTACGATAAAAAGATTTTGCGAAATCATCAACTTGGATTCATCTTACAGCCATAAGGATGCTGTAGTACCCTCCTCTAAGTTTGGTTCAGATTGAAAACCCTAGTATTTGATGGTGTCAGTTAGCTTTGAACCCTGTCCAGCATATGAACATGGGGCTGAAAATGGTGGACATGAACAACCTagatcttttaatattttttgcaggtcaattttgttgttcttttaGTTTCTGTCCAATAATCCCTGAAGATTTTGTGTACGACTAGAAGCTAGAAATTCCATGCTTTGCATATTACATATCACAAACATAATGTTAAATTAGTATGATGTCTCACTATCACAAACATAATCTACTTATGCAGATTGTATGGGAGCCGTACACGCATACGCTAGGCTCCCTACCTGCGTATTGCACTGCTGGGCAGCATATTTGGAGGGCCGAGGTGCCGTTGATATTCTTTTGGATAGTGGAGTGGCATCATCCTGAGCGAGTCCTCCGTCAGTTTGGGATGAAGCAACCAGTTCCAAGTGTCGTGGATACGTCGACTACCCTTCACAAGATATCCCTTCAGGGTAAATGGGAGAAGAACTGGGAGGTAGAACATGATCCCTTTATTCGGCAATGGGCCAACCGAGTGAATGTAGTTCGCGGGTCCGATCTCCTAGACGATGATGATACGTATCTCGTTGAGTACATGATGTGGTACAATCGCCACACAAGGCGGTACATAACACCAGAGTCTGCGTATTGGGAACTCATGGTGAGGCAACAATTCCTATTTTATGGATGAAACCATTGTTGGATTAAATATCCTCAGCAGATTTATCATGCATATTTTGAAGTCCAcaataattattgttgttacatCTCTATAAGTTTCtctgtcattttgttttaaagtgaaaaaataCTGCATGACATGTCATTATGTTTTAAAGTCAAAATACTGCATGATTTAAGTTGTTCATAACAAACTGAATTTGTCTTGATCCAATTTGTTTGCATGAGGAATGGTTAATGGGCAATGACTAATGATGACCACACCTTTGTTCATATAATTACATTCAACTTTTAAAAAgggtaggttgggttgggttttattgtattttattttattttttgtttatttttttttgtttttggttggcttGTACTTTAAAATGGACGGTGCAACTCTGTGTAGTAGTGATAAATTCGCATTTCATGATAGTTTAGATAGCCTTTCCTCCAGGACTGATTAATGTATTACATATTCCTTGATAGATATTACCTCTAGGATTGGGAAGTCCCTTACTAAACTGTTGGTAGAATGCAATTCCCAACAGCTTAAAGGTCATTTAAAATCTTGCAAGTATGCAGCAAGGAGATGTGCATTTATACTAGATTCAAGTATGATATATGTTCTAAGTTTTTGGTACTTCCCTTAATTGAAACTTGAAGCTTGcgtttgatattttcaattcatttgattTGGGCGTGTACGTTAGGAAATAATAACTTCAAAATATGTGTCCTGATTGCAATGTGATATTAATGGAGTTGTAAATCTCGTGAAGCCTAGATACAGAAGTGAAATTCTGATATTTTCACTTATGCTAAGATTGAACTTATGTACAACCAACTATACGTGTTTTTTAGAAGTATTATCTCAATGTTTAGATTGCGTAGCGATAAACATAACAGGAAACATACAACCTCCTGAGTGTTGGGTTGGAACTATAAATTCTTGCACAGGGGGGGCCAACCCCTATTTTTATACACTGTCTTTTTAAAGATGCTTCATAATTATAAGTAATATAAGGATTTCATTAGCTATGtttgctactttttcttttgattttggaacAGATTTATCCAAGTTTTGCATCATACTTGCGTTCTTGCTTTTATGACGCCCTTGTTTTGTAGGTTCGGACGATGATTAGGTCTATACCGAGGTACGATGAAGGTTCTGACATGCACACTGACCTTACATTTACACTAGAGCTTGTGGAGGAGCTAGGCCGACTTAAATTGGCGAATGCGCTTGCAGAAGCAGTTGACATTGATAGACAGGCCCCAGTTCGTGGCGGGCAACGTGGTGGGTCTCGTGGGGGTGGACATCGTGGAGGTGGTCAAGCTGGTCGCAGCCGTACGACCGAGTCGGCTCCCATCTACGAGGAAGGGAATGAGGAGGGTGTAGAAGAGGCATGGCTTGGCACTGATTGGGTACTGTCTGATGACGACGGCAGGACACCGCGATGCACGCCTGGCGATGGTGCTGGGCCATCCCATAGCGTCGATCATCAGGGCACTGTTCCAGCCCACACTACATCCCATGGTGCTAGCACGGACTTTGAGGGCCCTCCTCGTATGTCGCCCCCAGTTTTCAGTGGATCTGCCCATGATGGTGGATGCATATTTGTCCCCACACCAGGCATGCCCACCCCACCTCTAGTGCATGTGGACCCCACCATGTCAGCTCCATCTCAAACCGCCCACGGAGAGGCTGTACAGATTGAGCAGATACCGGCTGAGGACATTGAGCCGGTGGAGGCTTTGCGGAGATCGCGACGCCCGCGTGCGCATGCTCCCGATTGCGGGACCGGTGATGGTATGTACTTCGTCTACACTTCCCATCTTCTTGAGCTACTTGTACTGTgcatttgattgattatgttaatttaattatgctGTTGTGTCTGATGAAACAGGTAAGATTAGACCTGTTAGGGCATATGGGCGGAAACGAAAAGATCATTAAATGCCTTAGTGTATGCTTATACTTCCTGCCTATAGGTGACTGCATAGTTACGTTTCACTTTTCTTCTAAagtcgtattttttttttagacctaaCTGCAATGGTGGACACGAAAAGGCCATTGAGCTGGATTGTCCTTGTGTGCTTATTCTTCATGTGTATAGGTGACTGGAATAAGCATGCAAAATGTTCTACTAATTGGGGAGAATCTTGGTGGCTGTGCATCTATTTCTGGATCATTGCTTGGGGAGAATACTGGCTGTCAATGTGTTTGTTgtcaagaaattgatattttggagAAAACCCATAAGGCGTATTGTATTTATTGATGTATTAGGAAGTTTTTCTGCACTTGGAGTTTTGATTGCAATTTGACAAATGTCTGGATTGGTATTCATTTGAAGCCaaactttcttgtgtttttgtatgttgtTAGCTACAGTAAAGTGGGTTGTAAGAgagtaatttgtttttttatttttgttagttttgtGAGAAACAAATGTGTGGTATTGTTGATAAGCAAGAAGAAGTAATTTGATACTTTCTGTAAAAGAGTTTGATGACGAAGTTTATGCGGATCAATGGCAGAACCAACTCCTTTGTAGCAAATCATTTATCCGAGTCTCTACAATGCTTGGCTAGGTATGTGTCTCTCTCCTAATTTTTTGATTCGCCTTCCCTACAATTCCTAGATTGGTACATCCTCCTtcccattttattaattttaatctcCTTTAAATCCCCTCCTCTCTAGAATGATTAGATCTGTGTacatttgattacaagttcgtTAGTAGGAACTTTGGagaatagaatttatatttttttctagcaTTGTTCTAGAGCAGCTCACAATATAACTTACCCAAAGCTGAAAACGGCAAAAATCTTAGTTATGTGTGCATGTTTTGTTCCTTTTGCTTCTTGGGGtttgtaattgttatttatcattGTATATATTACCTTTTCATTTTGGTAGCAAATTGGGAACCCAATGagaaacatttaattgattattgattttttcatcaattagccttcttattttatgattttcagtatatatatatatatatatatatatgttgtgtgTGTCATTGGCCAATGAATCAAATCTTGTCCATC
Coding sequences within:
- the LOC126688573 gene encoding uncharacterized protein LOC126688573 gives rise to the protein MHTDLTFTLELVEELGRLKLANALAEAVDIDRQAPVRGGQRGGSRGGGHRGGGQAGRSRTTESAPIYEEGNEEGVEEAWLGTDWVLSDDDGRTPRCTPGDGAGPSHSVDHQGTVPAHTTSHGASTDFEGPPRMSPPVFSGSAHDGGCIFVPTPGMPTPPLVHVDPTMSAPSQTAHGEAVQIEQIPAEDIEPVEALRRSRRPRAHAPDCGTGDGKIRPVRAYGRKRKDH